Proteins found in one Triticum aestivum cultivar Chinese Spring chromosome 4D, IWGSC CS RefSeq v2.1, whole genome shotgun sequence genomic segment:
- the LOC123096691 gene encoding ferritin-1, chloroplastic isoform X1 — MLLRIASSPAAVAAASQLSAPGPAHGSARLPPLAKGPSTACRAAGKGKKEEVLLSGVMFQPFEELKGELSLVPQAEGQSLARQKFVDECEAAINEQINVEYNASYAYHSLYAYFDRDNVALKGFAKFFKESSDEEREHAEMLMEYQNRRGGRVRLQSIVTPLTEFDHSEKGDALYVVSAMELALALEKLVNEKLHNLHSVATRCNDPQLSDFVESQFLQEQVDAVKKISEYVTQLRRIGKGHGVWHFDRMLLEEEA, encoded by the exons ATGCTTCTTAGGATTGCGTCgtctccggccgccgtcgccgcggcTAGCCAGCTCTCTGCGCCAGGGCCGGCCCACGGTTCTGCGAGGCTGCCGCCGTTAGCGAAAGGGCCGTCGACGGCGTGCAGGGCCGCGGGGAAGGGGAAAAAGGAGGAGGTGCTCCTCAGCGGTGTGATGTTCCAGCCGTTCGAGGAGCTCAAGGGGGAGCTTTCGCTCGTGCCGCAGGCCGAGGGCCAGTCGCTCGCCAGGCAAAAGTTCGTCGATGAATGCGAGGCCGCCATCAACGAGCAGATCAA TGTGGAGTACAATGCCTCGTACGCGTACCACTCCCTCTACGCCTACTTCGACCGGGACAATGTTGCCCTCAAGGGCTTTGCCAA GTTCTTTAAGGAATCGAGCGACGAGGAAAGGGAGCACGCGGAGATGCTAATGGAGTACCAG AACAGACGTGGAGGGCGGGTGAGGCTCCAGTCTATCGTGACCCCATTGACAGAGTTCGACCACTCTGAGAAAGGCGATGCTCTGTATG TTGTTTCAGCAATGGAGTTGGCTCTAGCTCTTGAAAAGCTCGTGAATGAGAAGCTGCACAACCTGCACTCT GTGGCAACAAGGTGCAATGATCCTCAGCTGAGCGACTTTGTTGAGAGTCAATTTCTTCAGGAGCAG GTTGATGCCGTGAAGAAGATCTCCGAGTACGTGACGCAGCTTAGGAGAATCGGCAAAGGACACG GGGTGTGGCACTTTGATCGGATGCTGCTTGAAGAAGAGGCCTAG
- the LOC123096691 gene encoding ferritin-1, chloroplastic isoform X2 — MLLRIASSPAAVAAASQLSAPGPAHGSARLPPLAKGPSTACRAAGKGKKEEVLLSGVMFQPFEELKGELSLVPQAEGQSLARQKFVDECEAAINEQINVEYNASYAYHSLYAYFDRDNVALKGFAKFFKESSDEEREHAEMLMEYQNRRGGRVRLQSIVTPLTEFDHSEKGDALYAMELALALEKLVNEKLHNLHSVATRCNDPQLSDFVESQFLQEQVDAVKKISEYVTQLRRIGKGHGVWHFDRMLLEEEA, encoded by the exons ATGCTTCTTAGGATTGCGTCgtctccggccgccgtcgccgcggcTAGCCAGCTCTCTGCGCCAGGGCCGGCCCACGGTTCTGCGAGGCTGCCGCCGTTAGCGAAAGGGCCGTCGACGGCGTGCAGGGCCGCGGGGAAGGGGAAAAAGGAGGAGGTGCTCCTCAGCGGTGTGATGTTCCAGCCGTTCGAGGAGCTCAAGGGGGAGCTTTCGCTCGTGCCGCAGGCCGAGGGCCAGTCGCTCGCCAGGCAAAAGTTCGTCGATGAATGCGAGGCCGCCATCAACGAGCAGATCAA TGTGGAGTACAATGCCTCGTACGCGTACCACTCCCTCTACGCCTACTTCGACCGGGACAATGTTGCCCTCAAGGGCTTTGCCAA GTTCTTTAAGGAATCGAGCGACGAGGAAAGGGAGCACGCGGAGATGCTAATGGAGTACCAG AACAGACGTGGAGGGCGGGTGAGGCTCCAGTCTATCGTGACCCCATTGACAGAGTTCGACCACTCTGAGAAAGGCGATGCTCTGTATG CAATGGAGTTGGCTCTAGCTCTTGAAAAGCTCGTGAATGAGAAGCTGCACAACCTGCACTCT GTGGCAACAAGGTGCAATGATCCTCAGCTGAGCGACTTTGTTGAGAGTCAATTTCTTCAGGAGCAG GTTGATGCCGTGAAGAAGATCTCCGAGTACGTGACGCAGCTTAGGAGAATCGGCAAAGGACACG GGGTGTGGCACTTTGATCGGATGCTGCTTGAAGAAGAGGCCTAG